The window GGAAACACGATGAGATGCGCGATCAGAACAGGGAGTGAATTTTGTCTGAATTGAATCCGGTCTGCCAGAGCTTCTGCGAGCATACCGACGCCATTGAAGATGTCCGTAAGGCCATGGCTGACGATGTTCACATCACCGCGCTTGCCGAGCTTTTCAAAATGCTCGGTGACGGAACCCGTGTACGTATGCTGCTGGCCCTTGCGCGGCGGGAGCTGTGCGTGTGCGACCTGACGGCCATTATCGGCATGTCCCAGTCTGCGGTGTCCCACCAGTTGCGCTATCTGCGCACCGCCAAACTTGTCCGGTACCGCAAGGAGGGCAAGAACGTCTTTTATTCCTTGGACGATGACCATGTTACCGGTCTGCTCATGCAGGGGCTTGAGCATATCCGCGAGTAAGACGGATAA is drawn from Desulfovibrio mangrovi and contains these coding sequences:
- a CDS encoding ArsR/SmtB family transcription factor, coding for MSELNPVCQSFCEHTDAIEDVRKAMADDVHITALAELFKMLGDGTRVRMLLALARRELCVCDLTAIIGMSQSAVSHQLRYLRTAKLVRYRKEGKNVFYSLDDDHVTGLLMQGLEHIRE